The Granulicella sibirica nucleotide sequence GTGCCACCGGCTGCCGTATAGCAGAAGCCATCCTTTACATAGATGCGATCAGAAAGGACTTGAACCTCAGGATACCTTGTCGCCATGTGCTCCAGGTACGTCCAATGAGTTGTCGCTTGCTTCTGTCGAAGTAGTCCGGCTTCCGCTAGGAGCAGGCTACCCGAACCTACACCGGCGACTCGTCGGGCTGCGGCGCAATGCAGCCGTGCCCACTCCGCTAACTCCTTCATCCTATGTTCAGGAAAAGCCATGGGCCCTGAATGTCCCCCGGCAAAAAGAATAGTGTCGGCACTCGGAACAAGCTCAGGCAACTCGAATTCATCCACGAATTGTTCGTAAGTTCTGGGTGCAATTCCTCGAGGCTCCAGAGAAATGATCCGCACATCGTAAAGTAGCTCGGACAGATCCGCATTTACAACTTCGAACACCTCAGCAGGACCGAACACATTGATTGGGCTGCTTGATGGTAGCGCCAGAAGAATCACGCGTATAGGTTTTCGTTTGAGCCCAGCGGGATCCGGACTTTGCGGCGACTTTGCTCGTGTCCTTGGCCCGTCATAGGAACTCCTTCTGCCTGTGATCATCAAGTCCATCCGAGTCGATATCCATTGCTGGTAGCAGGAGGAGCTTCAGTACGGACCCTTTCGTTCGATTGAATTCTGTACTTCCCTGGAGGAATGCCAAAGGTCTTTGTGAATGGGCGTCGGAAAGCTTCGACGCTGCCAAAGCCGCTAGCCTTTGCAACTTCAAACAGGCTCAGGCTCGGGCTCGCAAGATGTTGACACGCAGCCTCGAGTCGCAGCTCAGTCACGTGGCGTCCAGGAGTCTTGCCAACGGTGCGGGTAAAGTGTCGCACGAAATTCCTCGGGCTCATGGCCACCCGTTTTGCGAGTTCGCTAACGGAGAGGTCGTCGTCGAGATTGTCCGCAATCCAAAACAGAAGATTACTAATCGACCGAGCAGCTGATGTTTGCGCTAAAAGCGTGGTACTCAATTGCGGTTGAGCACCCGACCGGCGCAGGAAGAGTACCATGTGCTTCGCCACCTCCGCGGGCCCAAAAATGTTCATAAGACTGGCTGACGGTAGCGCAAGCAAAGTCACGTTGAGCGGCATCATACCTCCTGGGTTGCGTCTAGCGGTTCAGCAAGGTTTCGACTGTAAGACTATCGACGCAGCCCTCTCCAACGCGCCCCCTTACTGGCGAGGGGATTTAACTGCATGCGTGACGAGTCGAATCACGGACGTTTGAATGTTGAAGTTGTCCCCTTGCATAACAGAATGGCAGCGGCTGCGTAAAACGAAACGCCTCACGAACCGATCATGACAGTTTGAACCGCCCGAAGATATTGCCTGATGAGGGGGGACGGCCCCCCCCCAATCCGGGGGGGGGTATGTGCAACCCGCGGCACTCTAAAGGTCGAGGAAGCCTCGTTGCAGCGCGATCGTCACGGCGTGAGTACGGTCGTTCGCCTTCAGCTTGGCCAAGATACTCGTCATGTGTGCTTTGACGGTGTCCGCGCCGATGTTGAGATGGTCCGCGACCAGCTTGTTGGAGTAGCCGAGGGCAACTAGGTGCAAGACCTCCAGTTCACGCGGAGTAAGCTGTACGCCGCCGGTGTGCTGAGCGAGTTCCAGCGCCACCTCTGCCTGCACGCACACTCCGCCGGCAAACACCGTGCGAATCGCCTCACGCAATTCTCGCCGTGCCGAGGCCTTCAACAAGTAACCCACCGCTCCTGCCTTCAACGCCCGCCGGGCTTGCACATCGCCGGAGTACGTCGTTAGCACAATCACCCGCGCGATGCCGTCTTGCCGACGCAGTTCCTCAATCACCTGGATGCCATCCATGTCCGGCAGCCGCAGGTCGAGTAGGACCACATCCGGGCGAAGCTTTTCGTAGGAGGCAAGCGTCTCATGGCCACTCTCCGCCTCCCCAACAACGTCCATATCCGGCTGGCCGACGATCATGGAACGCACACCCTCTCGCACTACGGGATGATCATCCACAAGCAGAACGCGAATCTTCGCCGGGCCAGAAGACACTGTGCAACTCCTTTGCAGAGACAGTTTACGCGTGCCCGGACAGGTACAGGCGCGCACACAATCACGGCGATCGCCCGGGTCCAGAAAACAAAAGCCGGGCTAGTTGGTGGCCGCCGTGATCCATGTCGCCAGAGACGTGTTCGCCGTGGCCGAGACGGTCGTGTTGAGGGGTATGGCGAAGGTCAGCCGCATCGCATACGGCTGGCGTACGGCCGGATTGAACATGCCACCACTCGCTGTCACGGAGGGATCATACCCCGCGAAGTACAGGTACCAGGTGCCCGCCGGATACTGCACCAGCGAAGGCACTCCCGGTGCCTGGACCATAGCGTTCACATAGTTGGGCCACCCAGGTTGGGAGGATTGAAGCAGATACACCACCTCAGCCTGTGCCGCTGGATTGCACGGGACATTGCCGGTGTCCTGCTGCAGGATCTTCTTGTACGGCCCAAGCAGCGTGTCAGCCCAGGCAATTCCCACCTTGTAGCAGGGCGTCTCAAAAGGTCCGGTGGGGTACGCCATTGTGTATTTTCCGGAAAACGCCGATATGTTTCCTGTCTCAATCAGCTTGAACTGGCTGCTTGAGCTCGCACAGGCAAACAACTCGGAGTTGAAGCTCTTATCGCCTGAGGAATCTGTGTTCTCGGGCACCAGCAAGTGGACCGGTGCGCTGTTGTTCAGTTGCGTCGCCGAGTTCATCAACTTCGCCACAATTCCGTCCTGCGCAGTGCTCACCCCTGCCAGCCGTATGCTAGTCGGCACGGGCAAGATTGCCGGGTGCCACCTAAGATGCGATCTGGTAAAACGCATGCGGAACCATGGCTAGTCGTCACGCAGCAGCACGTTGCTCCGTGACGTCACAACGCCCGTTCGCTGCCTGGGGCGGCGGCGCGCCGGATAGCACATAGTATTCCGCCATGGACAGTACACTTGCTACCCACTTTAAAATAGGAGCGCCACCTTCCATCCTCTCAGACCACTATCAATCAATTTGATGGCAAACTACGCCTCCAGGGTGGCGCAAATGCAGACAATTGTGCGCTACATCCTGCCACCCCGCAGTTTGGGCCGCCAATGGTCGTATCCGCCTTACAATAACCTCAGCAGGTTGCCCTTGGGGTGACGGCTTTCGCTGCCAGCTCTCTCACGGAACGCGATGAACATCTTTTACCGACGCATTGTCCTTCTGCTTTCGGTGTTTCTCTGCTTCAGGTCCGTTGCCGTTGCGCAGATGCAACCGCTCGGCCAGATGCAGCACGACACCTGGGCTGGCCACGATGGGGCTCCCCTTGGCGTCCGCGCTCTCGCTCTAGGGCACGACGGGCTGCTCTATCTCGCGACCTTCCAGGGCCTGTTCCACTTCGACGGATCATCCTTCGAGCACGTCACCGTTCCAGGTGTCGTCCTCGGCTCTTCACTCCTAGATCTACTGTCCACCCAGCAGGGTGATATGCTTCTCATCTTCGCGCACGGCGCTCCGATTCTTCTTCATCGGCGGCAGGGCGAATACTTGGGTCGAGTCGAAGGCGCGGATCTGGATTCAATTAAGTATCCGCAACAGTCGCCTGACGGCACTATCTGGGCTGTTCTCAACGAGCGATTGCTGGTCTTTCTCGGACCGGACCTCGTCTGGCACGTGGTAGCCGACCCCGGCAACGGCCGCGCACACGTCACGCAACTCTTCGCGGATACGAGTGGCGTTCTTTGGACGGTCGAAGATGATCGCGTCTACCGCCGCACGCCGGACGCTGCCTACCAGGCGCTGGACGTCTTCGTTTACGGTCCGTGCAAATTCACCGGCGGTGCCGACGGAAGTCTCTGGATCGCAAGCTCCGGACCCGCGCCCAAAGATACCGCCGCCCAGCACCTTCTGCACCTGGATGCGTCCGGTCATGTTCTCCCGACCCCTTCCGTCCGAGAGCCGCTTTCGGCACCCTTGGTAACCCGGGATGGTTCGCTTTGGCTTCTCACATCAGGCTTTGAGCTCATGCATCTGCCCACCCCAGCCTTCCAGTCATTTCCGGAGCGTCCTGAGGAG carries:
- a CDS encoding DJ-1/PfpI family protein, translated to MILLALPSSSPINVFGPAEVFEVVNADLSELLYDVRIISLEPRGIAPRTYEQFVDEFELPELVPSADTILFAGGHSGPMAFPEHRMKELAEWARLHCAAARRVAGVGSGSLLLAEAGLLRQKQATTHWTYLEHMATRYPEVQVLSDRIYVKDGFCYTAAGGT
- a CDS encoding helix-turn-helix domain-containing protein, translating into MMPLNVTLLALPSASLMNIFGPAEVAKHMVLFLRRSGAQPQLSTTLLAQTSAARSISNLLFWIADNLDDDLSVSELAKRVAMSPRNFVRHFTRTVGKTPGRHVTELRLEAACQHLASPSLSLFEVAKASGFGSVEAFRRPFTKTFGIPPGKYRIQSNERVRTEAPPATSNGYRLGWT
- a CDS encoding response regulator transcription factor, with the protein product MSSGPAKIRVLLVDDHPVVREGVRSMIVGQPDMDVVGEAESGHETLASYEKLRPDVVLLDLRLPDMDGIQVIEELRRQDGIARVIVLTTYSGDVQARRALKAGAVGYLLKASARRELREAIRTVFAGGVCVQAEVALELAQHTGGVQLTPRELEVLHLVALGYSNKLVADHLNIGADTVKAHMTSILAKLKANDRTHAVTIALQRGFLDL